Part of the Sporomusa termitida genome, CGAAAAATATAACCATTCCTAAATATTTCGCATTATATAATGCGGAGAAGCAGTCCGCCGGCCAAAGCCCTACCATCCAGCGGGTGTACTATAATAACTATGCGCAATTCCACGGCAAAGCCTCTGACTGTATTGAGTGCAAGCAATGTGAAAACCATTGCCCGCAGCATATCAAAATTACGGAACACTTAAAAGATGTAGCCGCCGCTTTTGAACCGTAACTCCCCCCGCTAAGGCAAGAAAATAGCGACGATATTCGTTACATGCAAAAGGGTGTCACCGCCGGGATATAATTGACCCATAGAGCCGAAAAGAAATTGACCCACACCAAAATCATAAGCTACCATGGGGATTGACAAGATCACCAGGAGGTAGCAAATGTTAAGGAGTGGGCTAATACTTATGATACGGCAAAAAGCTTTGGCGGGTCAATCCCCGTATACAATTGGCAAAGAATTAGGTATATCGAAAAATACGGCAAAGAAATATGCTGCCGGTGATACAGGACAGCACCGGCTGAAAGGTCGGACAAGGCCTTCTAAACTCGATCCATTTAAGTCCATAATCGACGAAATGGTACAAAACGGCATATTCAACTGTGTAGTAATCTATGAACACCTACAAAACCTTGGTTATACAGGCGGCATTACCATCCTTAAGGACTATGTGAAGGACATGCGTCCAGCAAGGAATTCACCGGCGGTAAGGCGATATGAAACCCCTCCCGGTAAACAGGCTCAGATGGACTGGGGCATCACTCACTACCTGGATGAGCATGGCATCGTTCATAAAACGCCGGTATTCGTGATGATCATGGGTAGCTCAAGAAGTAAGTATGTGGAGTTCACGAAACGCTGCGATTTCTACAGCCTGCTTCGCTGCATGGTAAACGCCTTCGAATATTTCGGCGGTGTTCCCCAGGTTGTTCTCACTGACAGGATGAAGACAGTCATTGATGGCAGCGAGGCCGGCAAGCCGCTCTGGAATAAGCGCTTTGAGGATTTTGCCGCCGATATGGGCTTCCTACCAAAAGTTTGTCGGCCGAGAAGGCCTCAGACTAAAGGTAAGGTAGAACGGCTTGTGGACTATGTAAAAAACAACTTCCTTCCAGGCAGACAGTTTCTGGATGTTGACGACCTGAATCTTCAGGCACTGGAGTGGTGCCGTAAAGTGGATAGCAAACCACATGGTACTACGGGCGAAATACCACTTCATGCTTTACAGAAGGAGCCGCTCCTGCCTCTACCGGATAAAGCGGTTCGCGATAACTATCGCTGGGAACTGCGAAAAGTGACGCGCGATGGTTTTGTCAGCTTTGATGGAGCTAAATACGGCGTACCTTGGCAGTATAGCGGACGTGAAGTCAGAGTGCGAATTTCCGGTGACAAATTTGAGGCTTATGACGGCGAAGTGAGAATCGCCCATCATAAAGTGGTATATACATCGGGCAGAATCGTCTGGCTCAAAGGCCAGTATGAAGGATTGGCAGAAAGAAATGGGATGGCAGCCCCGTTTTCGTATGCGAAGCAGACGGACAACCCGACGGTTGAAATCAGGCCGCTCAGCTTGTATGACAGGGTTGCCGGGGTGATCTGATGATAGAACTGGAACACACCCGTGACCTTTTAAAAGAACTGGGACTTAGCACGGCATCTGAGCTGCTGGATGCACGGCTTGAGGCTGCGGCTCACAGTGAACTAACTTATTTATCATTCCTCGGAGGGCTTCTCGAAGTAGAGAACGCCGAGCGTAAACGGCGCAGCGAAGAAACAAGGATGAAATTATCTCGTCTTCCGCACCGTAAAACACTGGATGATTTCGATTTCAACTTTCAGCCAGGCATAGATAGCAGACAAATGAAAGAACTGGCAACACTAGCCTTTGCGGCACGGCGAGAAAATGTAGTGTTTCTCGGTCCGCCTGGTGTGGGTAAGACCCATCTTGCCGTTGGCCTGGCGGTTGAGGCGCTCAGAGCAGGCCTCACAGTATATTTCGTCAGCTTGGCTCAGCTCATTGCTGATTTGAAAAAAGCCATGCTGACCGGTAAACTGGACCGGCGATGGAGGGTCTACACAAGGCCAGCCATACTGATCATTGATGAGGTTGGGTATGCGCAGCTCGACCGCGAGGCAGCGGAGTTAATGTTCCAGCTAATCTGCTCACGCTACGAGAAGGGCAGCATAATACTTACTAGCAACAAGTTCTTTAGCGACTGGGGCGAATTAATGAGCGACACCGTAATTGCAACGGCCTTGCTGGACCGGTTACTGCATCATGCCCATGTCATCAACATTCGCGGAGACACTTATAGACTCAGGGATAGATTGAAGACCGGCGTAAAAACGGTGCCACCGGCTGACATCCATGCAGCGGACAAACCGGCGATATCTTGATCGGCGGTTACGGGCTCCGGCGTTTTTACTTCCGGCGAGTGGGTCATTTTTCAACCGGCGATTCGGTCATTTTTAATCCGGCGTTGACACTCTTAGCTTATTGAATACTTTCCCGCTTAAAAACGCCTGCCACTAGTATGAATGGCAAGCGCATAGAGACATGTTATGATAACATATATTGTAACAAAAATAGCCATTTTTTTCAATGTATGATACTGTGTATCTTTGATCACAATCATTTCTATGTTTGTAATATTGCAAGCATTTCTTATAGGAATGATATTTAGCACAAAAAAGGCTGCCAGCATCACCGGCAGCCTCCCTGCAAAAACTGAACAACCATCCCCAGCGTCATTACCCCGCCGACCAGCACCACCAGCCAAAACACCGACAATAGCAAGCTATAATCGGCACAATACCGGACACTCGCCTGGTCCTTCCGGTCCAGTGCGTTCCAGTAGCAAACCCACAGTGCGGCCTCAACCCGCCAATATCTAGCTAGCTCATCCCACATACCCCTGCACCTCCGCTCGTCAGCAGCAGTTCTCCCGCCGACCTCACCTCAGAGCGGCACACCGTGTCACCCGTAGGGGCGCAGCGAAAGCGGAGCAGGCGCAGCCTTGACCGGTGTGATACCATGACAAGACCGGCGGCGGGACGTTCCCAGTAGTTAGATCAGCTTTTTCCCTTCATCAGGTACTGCTTTGATTAACAATGCACCGCTATGGTCTTCAATGGTAATCTTATTCCCACTCTGAAAACCAAGGTCCTGGAGCCATTTACCCTGCAGCCGGATTAGCGGCCAACGGTCTTTTCCGTTATTGAGGTATGTATAATAGACAGTCAGAATGCGTGAACTTTCCCTTTCACCGGACAAATCTATACCCCCTATCGCAAGCTACAGCAAGTCCCTTGTTATTGACCGGCCCTGCCATTGCTTTTTATAGGGGGAAATTAAAAAGCGCATGCGAGGTTTTAACCCTACACATGCGCTTTGCTTCGTCGTTTGCTAAAGCCCAGACCCAATAAACCGGAACAGAACCGGCTGTCAAACAGAAAAGCAGTCAGTAATATGTACGCGAACACTTGCCTTTCCGGTTGATGGGATCAGGAATAGGCTGAATCATCTGCTGCGTCAAGTCGCACAGCTGCTCCCCAACACCCCACTATACCGCGCCTCGCTTGTTTTCAAGCGGTCGGCATTGTATAATAGAAATGTCGTCGTGGACAGCTAAGCTGTTACGTGTAGGTGCCCAAACACCTGCGCGTGCCTCGGGAGTGCTCCAACACTTCCGGGTCACGGCGACTCTTTAATTTCCACCTATTTCTAATTATAGCCCTTTCTGAGTGAATTGCAAGTCAAGCAGGACAGACAGACCAGGATTTTTTATTGACGGATTGCATATTTTACAATCTATGGGTATAATATAAGAAAAGGACTGACGTGTTGCAAGCACGCCAGCCCGGCAGACTGTCTAACCGAACGGTTAGCCCGGATTACGTTATTGAGAAATAACCGCAAACCATGGCGTGGGAGCGGTTATTTCTGTTTTATGATGAGCACAACAAGTGTTGCGAATGCGACCATTAAGTACATTGCCTCAAATGTTGACACCATACCACCCCCTTCCTGGAAGGAAGTGGCCAACCGTTCCCCGACAGCCTGTTACGCTTATTATAGCATAATCTTCCAGGCTGAAAAGAGAAAATTCTATGAATTGCTTTCACACTGCCACCTTTCAAACGAAGGCGGCTTTTTTATTTTCCCGCGGGCGCCGTCTACCTTGGCTATCTCGGCCTTACCATGCTGCTGGCGAAGGATACGCTGGCGGCTGCACCGGCGCAAGCGGCCATGTCGCCCAAAGATACCTTCTGGCAGGGGTTAATCATCGATGTCCTCAATCCCAAAGTAGCGTTGTTTTTTCTTTCGTTCCTGCCGCAGTTTATTGATCCGCACAACAGTTACGGGATCATTCCCTTTTTAATCTTAGGCCTGACCTTCATCGTTACCGGTGCCCTCTGGCTGCTGGGCGTAGTTTATTTTTCCGCCAAGGTCACCACGCTGCTGCGTGAAAAGACGAATGTGATGAACAAAGTTTGCGGCAGCCTCTATCTCCTGTTGGGAGCCAAACTGCTCGCTGCCGAAAAAAGCTAGGAAAACAAAGGATGGTGTGTGAACATGGCGCATGAGGCAACCCGCCTGCGTGCCTCCGGGACGCCGCCGTAGGGACAGGCCCTGACGGAACCCGGAGCAATCGCCAGCAAAGGAGGTGTGTGGATATGGAACAAACCCGCAGCGGCAGCTTCTGCCGCCGGCAGGACTGCCAGGAAATGGCCGTCACTTCCAGCCATCAAGCCGCCGTTATCATGGCCTAGGCTGTGCCTGTAATTCATTGCTTACCGCATGCGGTGGCAGTGGGTCATACAACAACAGCGCACAGCAGCCCTGCCACCGACATTACCAAAGGTGGTGTGGTGTGTGC contains:
- the istA gene encoding IS21 family transposase, with product MLRSGLILMIRQKALAGQSPYTIGKELGISKNTAKKYAAGDTGQHRLKGRTRPSKLDPFKSIIDEMVQNGIFNCVVIYEHLQNLGYTGGITILKDYVKDMRPARNSPAVRRYETPPGKQAQMDWGITHYLDEHGIVHKTPVFVMIMGSSRSKYVEFTKRCDFYSLLRCMVNAFEYFGGVPQVVLTDRMKTVIDGSEAGKPLWNKRFEDFAADMGFLPKVCRPRRPQTKGKVERLVDYVKNNFLPGRQFLDVDDLNLQALEWCRKVDSKPHGTTGEIPLHALQKEPLLPLPDKAVRDNYRWELRKVTRDGFVSFDGAKYGVPWQYSGREVRVRISGDKFEAYDGEVRIAHHKVVYTSGRIVWLKGQYEGLAERNGMAAPFSYAKQTDNPTVEIRPLSLYDRVAGVI
- the istB gene encoding IS21-like element helper ATPase IstB, which produces MIELEHTRDLLKELGLSTASELLDARLEAAAHSELTYLSFLGGLLEVENAERKRRSEETRMKLSRLPHRKTLDDFDFNFQPGIDSRQMKELATLAFAARRENVVFLGPPGVGKTHLAVGLAVEALRAGLTVYFVSLAQLIADLKKAMLTGKLDRRWRVYTRPAILIIDEVGYAQLDREAAELMFQLICSRYEKGSIILTSNKFFSDWGELMSDTVIATALLDRLLHHAHVINIRGDTYRLRDRLKTGVKTVPPADIHAADKPAIS
- a CDS encoding SymE family type I addiction module toxin gives rise to the protein MSGERESSRILTVYYTYLNNGKDRWPLIRLQGKWLQDLGFQSGNKITIEDHSGALLIKAVPDEGKKLI
- a CDS encoding putative holin-like toxin, with the protein product MVSTFEAMYLMVAFATLVVLIIKQK
- a CDS encoding LysE family translocator, translating into MLLAKDTLAAAPAQAAMSPKDTFWQGLIIDVLNPKVALFFLSFLPQFIDPHNSYGIIPFLILGLTFIVTGALWLLGVVYFSAKVTTLLREKTNVMNKVCGSLYLLLGAKLLAAEKS